A region from the Aegilops tauschii subsp. strangulata cultivar AL8/78 chromosome 5, Aet v6.0, whole genome shotgun sequence genome encodes:
- the LOC109782527 gene encoding guanosine deaminase, which produces MWTDVLELRVDWTSDDLAPSTFLSSSFPWTGPPGGTSSLAPPICSGYLAAAQDREHKFLSIAVEEAYRAVDRGHGRPFGAVVVRNDEVVASCHNMVLKNTDATAHAEVTAIREACKKLGKIDLSDCEMYASCEPCPMCFGAVRLSRIKRLVYGATAEAAIAMGSCYQNANLEIKRADGNGALLAEQVFQNTKGKFPMY; this is translated from the exons ATGTGGACCGATGTTCTAGAGTTGCGCGTCGACTGGACGAGCGACGACCTGGCACCAAGCACTTTCCTTTCCTCCTCGTTCCCATGGACAGGGCCGCCAGGAGGCACCTCGTCGCTGGCTCCGCCGATCTGCTCCGGTTATCTCGCGG CCGCACAAGATAGGGAGCACAAGTTCTTATCGATAGCGGTAGAAGAAGCCTACCGAGCAGTCGACCGTGGTCACGGACGCCCATTTGGCGCGGTCGTGGTCCGCAACGACGAAGTAGTAGCCAGTTGCCATAACATGGTTTTGAAGAACACCGATGCAACAGCACATGCCGAAGTAACTGCAATAAGAGAG GCCTGCAAGAAGCTTGGGAAGATCGACCTGTCGGATTGCGAAATGTATGCTTCCTGCGAACCTTGCCCGATGTGTTTCGGCGCTGTTCGTCTATCCCGGATCAAG AGGCTGGTGTATGGAGCCACGGCAGAAGCTGCTATTGCCATGGGAAGCTGCTACCAGAATGCCAACCTGGAGATAAAGCGAGCAGATGGGAATGGAGCCCTGCTTGCTGAACAAGTCTTTCAGAACACCAAGGGGAAATTTCCAATGTACTAA
- the LOC109782535 gene encoding flap endonuclease 1-B: protein MGIKGLTKLLAEHAPRAAVQRRVEDYRGRVIAIDASLSIYQFLVVVGRKGTEVLTNEAGEVTSHLQGMLNRTVRLLEAGIKPVFVFDGEPPALKKKELAKRSLKRDDASKDLHSAIEIGDEDSVEKFSKRTVKITKEHNDGCKRLLRLMGVPIVEAPGEAEAQCASLCKNHKAYAVASEDMDTLTFGAPRFLRHVTDLSFKKSPVTEFEVPKVLEELGLTMDQFIDLCILSGCDYCENIKGIGGQRALKLIRQHGCIEEVVQNLHKRYTVPEDWPYQEVRTLFKQPNVCTEIPDFQWTSADKEGLVNFLAFENSFSSDRVEKAVEKIKAASDKYSPAGRAKLLTPVANLSGSTDKESKCVLGASGQGLRSRTAVQVCSSSSSGFRYGSSSSKPLVLGRQSGVHVKPPTFSFI, encoded by the exons ATGGGAATCAAG GGTTTGACGAAGCTGCTGGCGGAGCACGCGCCGAGGGCCGCGGTGCAGCGGCGCGTGGAGGACTACCGGGGCCGCGTCATCGCCATCGACGCCAGCCTCAGCATCTACCAGTTCCTG GTTGTGGTGGGAAGGAAAGGAACAGAAGTTCTGACCAATGAAGCCGGTGAAGTCACAAG TCATCTGCAAGGCATGTTGAACCGGACTGTAAGATTGCTTGAAGCAGGAATAAAACCTGT GTTTGTGTTTGATGGTGAGCCACCTGCCCTGAAGAAAAAGGAACTGGCCAAAAG GTCTTTGAAGAGGGATGATGCTTCGAAAGATCTTCATAGTGCTATTGAG ATTGGAGATGAAGATTCAGTTGAAAAATTTAGCAAAAGGACCGTGAAG ATCACAAAAGAACACAACGATGGCTGTAAGAGGTTGTTAAGATTGATGGGTGTCCCTATAGTTGAG GCACCAGGTGAGGCAGAAGCACAGTGCGCATCACTTTGTAAGAACCATAAG GCATATGCTGTCGCTTCAGAGGATATGGACACACTGACTTTCGGTGCTCCAAGGTTTCTTCGCCATGTAACTGACCTTAGTTTTAAGAAATCTCCTGTCACAGAGTTTGAAGTGCCAAAG GTTTTGGAGGAACTTGGACTCACAATGGATCAGTTCATCGACTTATGTATCCTTAGTGGATGTGACTACTGCGAGAATATTAAAG GTATTGGGGGACAAAGAGCCTTGAAACTCATACGTCAGCATGGTTGCATAGAAGAAGTTGTGCAAAATCTTCACAAGAG GTACACTGTTCCAGAAGATTGGCCTTACCAGGAAGTTCGAACCTTGTTTAAGCAACCAAATGTTTGTACAGAAATTCCAGATTTCCAGTGGACCTCAGCAGACAAAGAG GGCCTTGTGAATTTCCTGGCATTCGAAAACAGTTTCAGTTCTGATCGAGTGGAAAAG GCAGTAGAAAAGATAAAGGCTGCTAGCGATAAATATTCCCCAGCAGGGCG AGCGAAGCTTTTGACCCCAGTAGCTAACCTATCAGGATCTACAGATAAG GAATCCAAGTGTGTTTTAGGTGCTTCAGGACAAGGTCTGAGGAGCAGGACTGCTGTACAAGTATGCAGTAGCTCAAGCTCTGGTTTCAGATATGGTAGTTCTAGTTCAAAGCCATTGGTGCTGGGAAGGCAATCAGGAGTTCATGTGAAGCCTCCCACCTTTTCTTTCATCTAA
- the LOC109782528 gene encoding uncharacterized protein C24B11.05: MAAIVEGPTPKYECLLFDLDDTLYPLSAGINLACRKNIQDYMRDHLRIEESQIAEMCLELYREYGTTMAGLKALGYEFDNDEFHSNVHGRLPYDNLRPDSVLRTLLLSIPQRKIIFTNSDKVHAEEVLRRLGLQDCFEGVICFETLNPPAVTSNGLCKSQADPMALSDEPSSDLDGLYGSDGRPKSSILCKPTIESMEAAIHIANVDPKKTIFFDDSTRNIATGKAAGFHTVIVGRSTLVPGADHALESIHNIKEALPEIWEVHDWSELDAVPASATVETSVIA, encoded by the exons ATGGCTGCTATTGTTGAAGGTCCCACTCCTAAGTATGAGTGCTTGCTATTTG ATTTGGATGATACACTGTATCCTCTTAGTGCTGGCATCAATCTTGCTTGCCGCAAAAATATTCAAG ATTACATGCGTGACCATCTGCGAATTGAAGAAAGCCAAATTGCAGAGATGTGCCTGGAACTTTATAGGGAATATGGCACCACAATGGCTGGTCTTAAG GCATTAGGTTATGAGTTTGACAATGATGAATTTCATTCAAATGTTCATGGTAGACTGCCATATGACAATCTGAGGCCTGACTCTGTTTTGAGGACCCTTCTACTTTCCATTCCACAAAGAAAAATA ATATTTACAAACTCGGACAAGGTTCACGCGGAAGAGGTTCTGCGCAGGCTGGGTTTGCAGGACTGCTTTGAGGGTGTGATATGCTTCGAGACATTGAATCCACCAGCTGTGACGAGCAATGGCCTATGCAAGTCCCAGGCGGATCCTATGGCTCTCTCTGATGAACCATCTTCCGACTTGGACGGTCTCTATGGATCGGATGGCAGACCTAAATCATCCATCCTGTGCAAACCCACTATTGAATCCATGGAAGCCGCAATTCATATCGCAAATGTTGATCCTAAGAAGACA ATCTTCTTTGATGACAGCACCCGGAACATTGCTACAGGAAAGGCTGCAGGCTTCCACACCGTGATT GTTGGCAGGTCAACACTCGTTCCAGGGGCTGATCATGCACTGGAGAGCATCCACAACATCAAGGAGGCCTTGCCCGAGATATGGGAAGTCCACGACTGGTCAGAATTAGACGCTGTTCCTGCTTCTGCCACGGTAGAAACATCGGTTATTGCTTGA